One stretch of Ostrinia nubilalis chromosome 11, ilOstNubi1.1, whole genome shotgun sequence DNA includes these proteins:
- the LOC135076004 gene encoding tetratricopeptide repeat protein 7B-like, whose translation MTSRSKNAVRIYETEIDKSREEANWKKVVDLAQQLKARSPQHESLAHFLIGEGKLEAFLDEWPPTKENIERAQRELSEARGYLTLATDDAGKRAGVALDAHLLLGKLNYACGAYDVALKHYQLAELNTLTEKELPVRSVRIVAESYAIKGLCLEQNALPGSTSRYKQAEKESEMIRSFELASDLTLLYLQRAQAAGARAGPTLETALQRVPILHIRAGRLQNAIDSAGPTLETALQRVPILHIRAGRLQNAIDRYRSMLTAVESTSTQALRLTLTRQLAEVLMRGVTGQVYKAPEKLTVMPQQGTLTRRREDHVSEGPWKPKKYAGINQFVPRNEYEEVVLLLLVGEAMAVRDAVLSQSAEFEAARRHSLANAVAVADLLALAAARWGQLCLVLEVLFQKCRRVSQRAEFEAARRHSLANAVAVADLLALAAARWGQLCLVLEVLFQKCRRVSQRAEFEAARRHSLANAVAVADLLALAAARWGQLCLVLEVLFQKCRRVSQRAEFEAARRHSLANAVAVADLLALAAARWGQLCLVLEVLFQKCRRVSQRAEFEAARRHSLANAVAVADLLALAAAQV comes from the exons ATGACATCGAGGAGCAAAAATGCGGTGCGAATTTACGAAACAGAAATTGACAAGAGCAGAGAGGAGGCGAATTGGAAGAAGGTAGTGGACCTGGCTCAACAGCTGAAGGCCAGGTCACCACAGCATG AAAGCCTCGCTCACTTCCTCATCGGTGAAGGAAAGCTGGAAGCGTTTCTTGACGAATGGCCACCGACGAAGGAGAACATCGAGAGGGCCCAGCGGGAGCTGTCCGAAGCGCGTGGGTACCTCACCCTGGCCACAGATGACGCTGGGAAGCGGGCAGGAGTAGCGCTGGACGCTCACTTGCTCTTGGGCAAGTTGAACTATGCCTGTGGAGCGTACGATGTTGCATTAAAACACTACCAGTTGGCCGAACTGAATACCTTGACTGAAAAAGAATTACCAGT CCGGAGCGTGCGCATCGTGGCCGAGTCGTACGCGATCAAAGGGCTGTGCCTCGAGCAAAACGCCCTGCCCGGCTCCACCAGCCGCTACAAGCAGGCGGAGAAGGAGTCTGAAATG ATCCGCAGCTTCGAGTTGGCGTCAGACCTGACGCTGCTATATCTTCAGCGCGCAcaggcggcgggcgcgcgcgccgggCCTACGCTCGAGACGGCGCTCCAACGAGTGCCTATACTACACATACGGGCTGGCCGGTTACAGAACGCTATTGACAG CGCCGGGCCCACGCTCGAGACGGCGCTCCAACGAGTGCCTATATTGCACATACGGGCTGGCCGGTTACAGAACGCTATTGACAG GTACCGCTCGATGCTGACGGCGGTGGAGTCGACGTCGACGCAGGCGCTGCGCCTCACGCTCACGCGCCAGCTGGCCGAGGTGCTCATGCGCGGCGTCACCGGGCAG GTATACAAAGCGCCAGAGAAGCTAACAGTGATGCCACAGCAAGGAACGCTGACGAGGCGGCGGGAAGACCACGTCTCGGAAGGACCTTGGAAACCAAAGAAGTATGCTGGGATCAACCAG TTCGTACCCCGCAACGAGTACGAGGAGGtggtgctgctgctgctggtggGCGAGGCGATGGCGGTGCGCGACGCCGTGCTGTCGCAGAGCGCCGAGTTCGAGGCGGCGCGCCGGCACTCGCTCGCCAACGCCGTCGCCGTCGCCGACCTGCTCGCGCTCGCCGCCGCGCGCTGGGGGCAGCTGTGCCTCGTGCTCGAGGTACTGTTCCAGAAGTGTAGGCGCGTGTCGCAGCGCGCCGAGTTCGAGGCGGCGCGCCGGCACTCGCTCGCCAACGCCGTCGCCGTCGCCGACCTGCTCGCGCTCGCCGCCGCGCGCTGGGGGCAGCTGTGCCTCGTGCTCGAGGTACTGTTCCAGAAGTGTAGGCGCGTGTCGCAGCGCGCCGAGTTCGAGGCGGCGCGCCGGCACTCGCTCGCCAACGCCGTCGCCGTCGCCGACCTGCTCGCGCTCGCCGCCGCGCGCTGGGGGCAGCTGTGCCTCGTGCTCGAGGTACTGTTCCAGAAGTGTAGGCGCGTGTCGCAGCGCGCCGAGTTCGAGGCGGCGCGCCGGCACTCGCTCGCCAACGCCGTCGCCGTCGCCGACCTGCTCGCGCTCGCCGCCGCGCGCTGGGGGCAGCTGTGCCTCGTGCTCGAGGTACTGTTCCAGAAGTGTAGGCGCGTGTCGCAGCGCGCCGAGTTCGAGGCGGCGCGCCGGCACTCGCTCGCCAACGCCGTCGCCGTCGCCGACCTGCTCGCGCTCGCCGCCGCGC AAGTGTAG